In Rhipicephalus microplus isolate Deutch F79 chromosome 7, USDA_Rmic, whole genome shotgun sequence, one genomic interval encodes:
- the LOC119179937 gene encoding uncharacterized protein LOC119179937, whose translation MLLHDVGRRLACRERLPLLLLALLGTAASPALSWASQGIDDDVEPWWTTVRREPLAAGVCPAGQDLCTLGALDNVCRCDADCARYGDCCVDHSGVSSGAQTFPDAASQWRCVLENGREFYALASCPEDPSVDWDLRDHCLRRGQQLKPLQNVPVYSNTTRTMYANVFCAACHNDLHSLRPWQLELRCNRAWNAEKVLRLLSAGHYGKMSHVLHGAEGLSCRLQVSDTSSESFWHEVPGLRQCRLASSTCRKGASRRDVVLCSSYTAHVYSPRKFSNYRNFHCFRCAGGSSAGAVECGARPAAYGHDAPDVMHLVLGVRSHFVNPRKCGGHAGSSIYDPLSDTCYVPPVPPSDVAGDEPSGAAATIPAEPAGARAFQWVLTLVTAGLTALL comes from the exons ATGTTGCTTCACGACGTAGGAagacgcctagcgtgccgagaaAGGCTGCCGCTCCTGCTCTTGGCGCTCCTTGGGACCGCTGCGTCTCCGGCCTTGTCGTGGGCTTCGCAG GGCATCGATGATGACGTGGAGCCATGGTGGACTACGGTGCGACGAGAACCGCTCGCAGCAGGAGTGTGCCCAGCAGGCCAGGACCTTTGCACCTTGGGTGCACTGGACAATGTGTGTCGATGCGACGCCGACTGCGCACGGTACGGCGACTGTTGCGTCGACCACAGCGGTGTGTCCTCGGGTGCCCAGACGTTCCCCGACGCGGCATCTCAATGGCGGTGCGTCCTCGAGAACGGCCGTGAGTTCTACGCCCTGGCCTCGTGCCCCGAGGATCCGTCGGTCGACTGGGACTTGCGTGACCATTGCCTGCGGCGGGGGCAGCAGCTGAAGCCTTTGCAGAACGTGCCCGTCTACAGCAACACCACGAGGACGATGTACGCCAACGTGTTCTGCGCCGCCTGTCACAACGACTTGCACTCCCTCAGGCCCTGGCAGCTGGAACTTCGCTGCAACAGGGCGTGGAACGCCGAGAAGGTGTTGCGTCTGCTCTCAGCTGGACACTATGGCAAGATGAGCCACGTGCTGCATGGTGCCGAGGGGCTCAGCTGCAGGTTGCAGGTCTCCGACACGTCCTCCGAATCCTTCTGGCACGAGGTGCCCGGACTTCGCCAATGTCGCCTCGCATCTTCGACCTGTCGGAAGGGAGCCTCGAGACGAGACGTTGTCCTCTGTTCTAGCTACACCGCGCACGTGTACTCGCCGCGCAAGTTCTCAAACTACCGCAACTTCCACTGCTTTCGGTGCGCCGGCGGATCGTCGGCGGGTGCCGTCGAGTGCGGCGCTCGACCGGCTGCCTACGGCCACGACGCGCCCGACGTGATGCACCTCGTGCTCGGCGTTCGGAGCCACTTCGTGAATCCGCGCAAGTGTGGCGGTCACGCGGGGTCTAGCATCTACGACCCTTTGAGCGACACCTGTTACGTACCGCCCGTTCCGCCCAGTGATGTCGCTGGTGACGAACCGTCGGGTGCGGCCGCCACCATTCCGGCTGAGCCTGCGGGGGCTCGTGCGTTTCAGTGGGTGTTAACCCTGGTAACAGCGGGACTCACGGCATTGTTGTGA